TCCTTATTTGTTACATCTGATGTCGGATGGGCAAAAAAGTGTCAGTTTATCGGTCGGCTTGCAGGAAACATCACTCAGTGAAGTCAATCATCCAAATACCGGGATTTCCGGAAAAGGCCGGACTTCAGATCCTGATCAGTTCAACCAGAATCATGGCCGATCCGGTGAGCAGAACAAAATAACCAAAGGCCTTTTTCAGATGCTGGCTGTTAAAATAAGGAACCAGCCGCTGTCCGATGGCCATTCCGGCAAGTGGAAGCAGGGAAAAAGTAGCCAGAAACATCCAGTCCACGGGCTGATGTCCCAGATCGCCGGTGAATCCGATCAACGATTTGATTGCAATGATCACAAGAGACGTTCCCACCGCTTCCGTCATGGAAAGTCCGGCTGCCAGCACCAGAACCGGGATGATCAGGAAGCCGCCACCCGCGCCAACCAAACCGGTTAACACACCAACAATCAATCCTTCCAGAGCAATCCATCCGTGCCGGATCCTTTGTGTTCCCGATGGTTCCTGATTGCCATTCCGGATCATGGAAACCGAGGCGGCCAGCATGAGCGCCGCGAATAAAATCAGGATAAACGAATCCTTGCCAACGACAACCGACCCGGATTGCCAGATGGGATCCGGAATGGAAGGAAGAAGCCAGGCCCTTGTGAGCCAGACGGCAAGAAGGGATGGGGCAGCGAAGAGGGCCACCAGGGGCAGGCGCACGGCTCCTTTACGGATGAGGGAAACCGATCCGGCCAGCGCCGTCAGACCAACCACGAAAAGAGAATAAGCCGTTGCCAGAACCGGCGGAATACCGAAGAGGTAAACCAACACTGGTACCGTGAGAATGGACCCTCCGGCTCCAATCAGTGCCAGTGTCATTCCAATCAGAATGGCGGCTACCCAGCCAGCCAGAATCAACCCATCCATGTGTTTCCTGAAAAGAGGTTGGACGCAAGGTCGGTCAGGAAGGTGTCAATTTAAAGCCAGCAGCCAGAATTCAGAATTCAGAATTCAGAATTCAGAATACAGAATACAGAATACAGCCCTTCGGTCCCGGTCATTGAGCGGCCCTTCGACTCCGCTCAGGGACCAAGTCGAAATGCAGGGACCAGAATTCAGACTTTCACCCTCTCCGCCGGAGAGGGAAGGGGTGAGGGTTTATTGATGGGTTTTGCTGGGAACAGATGACGATTTGGTTTCTATTTAGGTCATCGAAAAGCCTGCCCAAACGATAAAGCTGTAATTTCCACCCAGACTGTCATTCCGGCGGAAGCCGGAATCCAGTATTTAATTATGTAGTTAACGTCCTTTTTTTAAATGCAGAGATCCCGGATCAAGTCCGGGATGACACTGTTTGTGTGGGTTGTATTGTTCATCAATCACTGGTATTTTCTCGTCACTCGTCACTGAAAAAACCCTTGTCCCCTCGATACGATCCTCCTTTCAGTCGGATCACTCGGGGTCCGGTTTTTCCACCCTTTAAACGAAAAAGTCCGGCTGGTGGCCGGACTTTTTACGTTTTCCAAGGCTGCGTTTTACTTCAGCAACTGAAGTTTCCCGGTTTGTACCTCCCGGCCAATCTGCACCTGATACACATATACCCCACTTGCCAATGTGGATGCGTTAAATTGGAAGGCATACTCACCGGTATCATGCCACCCCGATGCC
The sequence above is drawn from the Bacteroidota bacterium genome and encodes:
- a CDS encoding sulfite exporter TauE/SafE family protein — encoded protein: MDGLILAGWVAAILIGMTLALIGAGGSILTVPVLVYLFGIPPVLATAYSLFVVGLTALAGSVSLIRKGAVRLPLVALFAAPSLLAVWLTRAWLLPSIPDPIWQSGSVVVGKDSFILILFAALMLAASVSMIRNGNQEPSGTQRIRHGWIALEGLIVGVLTGLVGAGGGFLIIPVLVLAAGLSMTEAVGTSLVIIAIKSLIGFTGDLGHQPVDWMFLATFSLLPLAGMAIGQRLVPYFNSQHLKKAFGYFVLLTGSAMILVELIRI